The genome window CGCACATGGCGAGGACAGAGACCACCATCTAGGGCCTGGAAGTAGGGGTGGTGAGAATGGCCAGATTCTGCAGCTGTTCTGAAGCAAGAGCCACCAGGATCCGCTGTGGAACCGGGTGTGAGAGGAGGCCTGCCTGGAGGAGAACCCCAAAGTTCTCGGCTGGAGAACCCGGACAGGTGGCATCCCCTGTAACTAAAACGTGGACAGTTGTGGGCAGACCAAGATGCAGGGGATTTTGAGAGTGGTTTGGGCGTGTTAGTTTTGGGGTGCCTGTTAGACACTTGGGGGAATGGCCAGGAAGCTGCTGGATGCGTGCAGGGTCCTGGAGGAAGACGTGGGCTGCAGATGTGATTTGGAGTCATCAGATGGCATGTAAAGGGTGAGGCCACATGAATCCCAAGGGAGTGGGTGGAGAGAAGAGCGGAGGGTGAGGGCCCAGGAGGCCCCCAGGGGCTTTGGCATCGAGGGTTGAAAAGATGATGAGAGGGgttcaagaaagaaaggaagcagcCAGGGAAAGAGCATCTCTTTCTAGGGGTCTTTCTGAAAAAGGGGGCAGAGAAATGGGACAGCAGCTGGGTcaggagaaatggacagatcCAGGGTCAGCAGTGATGGTTAAAGGCTGAAGTCTCAAATTTTTCCCAGCAGGGGGCACAACCAGATTTGCCCTTTGCACGAGGCAACCTCACAGTGGCCTGTGTGGCAGAGCCAAGTGCCTGGTTTCTGACCACTACCCCATCCTACCTCAGCTGGCTGCTGCAGAGCCCCCTTTCCTGTGGACCCAAGTAGATGCAAGCAGGCCCACGGGGATGGTTGTGCAAAGCTTCTGTCAGACTTGTGAGTACGAAGAAACACGCATTGCAGTTCTTTTTGGCGGTAACCAGGTTCTGGACTGCGGGATTCCCCAGGTGCCAATTGGCTGAATGGTGGCTTATAATGAAAGATCTCTTCATCTGAGAAAAGTCCTCACAGTGGCTTGCCAGGCCACGCCTCATCTCCTGAGGTTCTCCACTTTGATCATTGCCCTCGAGGCATGcttctgccccagggcctttgcattagCTGTCGCCTCAGCCTGGAATGCTGTCCAGAGGGCTCATGGCTAACTCATTCACCTCCTGTAAGTCTCCGCTCAAATGCCACATTCTCAATGTGGCCCACCTTGacctttatttaaaattgcaacctgccctctcctccccattTTTCCCACACCCGTGCCCAGTTTATTCTCCCAATATCACATCAtgttttattaacatttattagTGTTATGAAGGCTGGGATCACTGTCTCTTTTGCTCACTGAAGTATCCTGCATGCCTAGAACAGTACCCACACATGAAGGTCTCAAACACTGTTTGCTGAACGGATGCATTTTTGGAAATCCTTTTAGCCTGGCACACGGGCtccgtattttttttttccagccgATCTTACTGTCTCAGCCATCCATTGCTATATAAGaaactaccccaaaacttagtggcttaagacAACCATTTACTGGTCATGATTCTATGAGTCAGCAATTGGactgcttcctgcaggaggaacCTGCTGCTATTTGTCTAGGGTGACTCTTGCAGACCTGTTGTCTAGGAGGACATCATGCACATGTCTAGAGGCTGGTGCTGGCCAGCAGCTGGGCCACCTTCTCCATGGGTCTCTCATCCCCCAGGAGGCTGGCCCTGCAGCCTTCATGTGGCCTCTCTGGGCTGCACAAGGGCAAATGGAAGCTGCAGGGTCACTACCTCAAGGTCACTTGGGCTACCTTCTCCTGGCTGCTGTAGATTCAAGGGGGTGGGGCATTAGTCTGCCAGACTGCTATACGAAGGACCAAGGCTGAGTGGCTTGATGgatagaaatttattgtctcacagtctggaggctggaagtctgtgGTCAAGGTGGTGGCCAGGCTGTGTGCTGCTGAGGCCTGTCCCCTGGGCTTGCAGACGGCTCTATCCTCACATGCTCTTCCCTCCGTGCATgcacatccctggtgtctctcccTCCTTAGGAGGACGCCACTCCTcttggattagggccccaccctcaggacCTCACTTTACCCTAATCCCCTTAAAGGCCCCATATCCGAATACAGTCAGGGTACCAGGATTAGGACCTCTACATATGCCTTTGAGGGACACAGTTCACCCCTAACAGGTGAGGAGAGAAGCCCATTGCTTATGGGAATGGCAGAGGAGGCACGTTACAAATGGCACCTCATCCAGATGGAGGATCTCCCCACTTACCCAGCTGGTGCCCACCCGTCACCCTCAGGCTTCTCCCAGCCCACAGACACAGGAAGTCAGACCCTGCGTGGGTGAGGGTAGGTGAGGAAGTACTTCCATTCCAGCCCCACGGGGACTGCGGTGGCAGGACGCGGGGTCCTGCAGGCAGCACAGAGCCCCGGAGGGCCAAGCCACGGAAACCAGGAAGCCTGTTCTCTGGCGCAGGGCCCTCTGGAGAGAGTCTCTGCCTTCCACCCAAGGCTGCAGCCCCCCCTTATCTGGTCACACGCCAGCTTCCAGGGTCACCTCCCACAGCACCTGCCGCCGGCTGGACATTTGCTGCATGCTTCAGTTTCTTGGTCGTGGTGCCTGTAGAATCGGCCGCATCTCTAGGACCCGCACAGAGGCATCTCCCCCTCAGGGAGCCTGTAGGCCGAGCTCGGGTGAGCCCCGCCTCCGCCTGCCTCCTCGCTGCTGTGGACGGCGTGCCGGGGTCCCCCCGCAGAGCCttgtgtgtgatggtgcgggGCGGTGGGGCAGGTATTCTAGAAGTTCACGGGAGGCGGTGGACACCCACACCAGGTGCCGTGCTAGAGCTGTCACGGGTCATCCCACGGACTTCGAGGCATCTTCACCCCGCAGGGCAGACCTGCAGCCCCTTCAATCAGATGGAGTAAGGTCAAAACACAGGATCAATTCCAGTGGCGAAGAAGAGGGCGACGACGAACTTCACACAATTAGATGGTGGTTGTTTCCAGGAAAGATGTATTAACTCAaacccagaaaaaaagagaaatttaaccGACATTCAAAAATGTGCTTCCTCCCAAGCACAACGGTTTCCACAACCCGAAAGCGCATTCAGGAGTCTTCCTTGTGCAAGCCTGTGCGCTGGCGGGGACACTAATGCAGGCGTCTTCCGGCTCTCCCGCGGACCCACCGCTGCTTTGACAGCAGTGTCTGGGTGGAGCCCCATCCGGTGGCAGGACGGTCATCTGGAATTTTGGGGTTCTGATTTCACATAGGACTCCGAGGAGGCAGTTTGTAATTGTTCCACCGGCATCGGGGGCATCACGTGAGTGCCTGGCCCCACTGAGAGGTTTGGACATTGCAGCCCAGCAGACACAACCCACGATAGTCCACAAGCCTCCCCCAGTAAGGGTCCGCAGTCCCACGTCCCCGTTCCCCGTGTGATAACCCACAGCCTAGGCAGGCTTGGCACCTCCTCTACGTGTGGAATAACAAGGACGGAGCCGGCTTTCTGCAGGTGCCCCGGGCTATGTGCCTTGCAGGCAGTGCGTGCCCAGTCTCCAGGAGGGAAGGATGGAGCTACTGTGACATCCCTGCTTTCCAGATGCCGTAAGTGAGGCTGCACAAGGTCAGGAGCTGCCGGAGTTCCCTCGGGGGTCAGCACCGGGCCTGCCACGGGGACCCAGGTCTGGCTGGTCTGTTTGTTGGCCGAATTTGACATTCCTTACATGATGTGACAGTTTTGGAAGGTGGGAGGTATATGACCAGTCCTTTTGAGGGTAGCCCTGGGTGCTCAGGGTCCCCCCACACGAGGGTACAGCAGGTAAAGGGGGGAGCAACTTTGAGAAATTGCACCCATGTGGCTCTGTGCACCCCCTCCCTGAAAGAGGGcgaccacatgaggaaactgCTACATTTCTAGTGATGAGAGTGCTATCCCACCGGCCTAGATCTTTATAAAGTACTTTTAAAGATAAGTCCAAAGCCTTGCTTGGCTAGTGTCACATTTCTATGGGACCGTGCAGGCAGACACACCCAGGCTGAATCTCCATTTTCAGGCATCATTTTTCTAGAAGGAACGTTGCCTCCATCTGTGTGACCTAGAAGGCCACTTCCCAGAGAAGGATGATCTGCCAGAAAATGACACTCTGAGTCTGGATTTAAGCCACTGGGGGATGCGTCACACGTTGTGAGtgatggtgggagaggaagggtgATGGGCAAATATCTGctttatttattgatttgattCATTCAATGACACAGGAGGCTCATTAAGGCGATATTCAAGGGAATGACTCAGATGTCAGCTGAGTGATGCCCGAAAGACTTCAGCcagcattttttcatatttttcatattctgaTATTAGACGAGGCTTTGAGTTTCAAAGGATGTTAATTGTGACTGAGATCTGGGTGCAAAGTTACCCAGTGGGGCCACCAGTGAGAACGAATGAGGGGAATTTGTGCTGAGCCGAGCTGAGCAAGCTGGATTTAATGATCACTATTTCTACATCCCGTCCTTAACTCATGCTTAGTGGAAGGTACTTCTATTCCATTTCAAATCCAATCATCAGAAGTAAGTTCTTCATAATGTATCACATCTCCTTGATTCCCAAGGGCATTTGATTTTTCAGGTGAGAGAACTCTCTGGTTGCCTGAAACAGTAACTAAGCTTTGATTTCCAAAGTTTGCCTTTATTTCTCGTGGGCCTTTTCCAAGACCAGAATTAATTTACCCGAGTGCTCCCGTGTAAAGACAGGGAGAGAATCTTTCCTCAGGtttctaaaaatacagaatattaaaaacattgtttCTGCTCAAATCATctaatttttattacttctttatTGTTAATGTCTTTTAGCCAAAAACAACTAAACACACCTGTAGCCAAACAAAACTGGGCTTTTTAACTCATTCCATAAACCCGTACACCACAGGGCACTGTGGTTTCAGGATTTCAGGTATGGAGAAGGGGGAAAGGATCTGAGTTGGGGGCCTTGGTGGAGAGGGGTCGGAGCCCCTGGAGGCCGGGCTTGCTCTGGGTTGAATGCTGTCAGGACGCAGGGGTGAGTCGGCTTGGATATCGTGATCATTCTTATCCAGAAGCCTGTGCGAAAAGCTAAAGCCAGAATTGGAAAAGCAGCAGGCATCTCTCGCACTAGCCGGGATCCGGGGACTTAGGATCATCCTATCAGCCAGGATAGCAGGTGTTAGTTTCTGAGCACACCTGCTTATGGAGAGCCCCTGCTTTTGCCGTGGTCCAGGCATGGACGCGATGTGCCCTGTCTGATGGTCTGTGCGAGCATGGATGGTCAGCAGAACCCACCAAAGCCCACCTGTGAGGGCCAGGCCAGCCCACGGTCCGGGGCAGCTTTCCCTACCCTTCACCCACGGACTAACTTCTCAAATACGTAATTACAGCAGTGCCTTCTCTGTGACGGGCACTCGCTGATGTACAAGCACAAACTCATGTAGTCGAATGCTGCCTTAGGACCCTCCCTCCGCTCCCCGCCCTCACCCGCTCTGGCTCCTCAGAGCCACACCAGGTCTTTTCTAGTAGAATGTGCCAGTGTCCTGATTGCCAGGGTCACTGTTCCGAAAGACAATTAGTAgtcccatccacccacccatccattatccacccatccatccacctacaGCTTTTATTGCTTTGAGCATAATTCTCATTTTGAAAGAACATTTCTGGAAAGTTCCCTaaagtgagttttcctttcttgtttcgtCCTTGTCCGTGTGTCTGCGTGCTCGGCAGTCACTGTGTATCCACAGGGCCGCTTGTCAGGTGCTTCGGTAACACCTGGGCTGGGCCCGTGAGTCTGGGGGGGCGGACACCTGGGGACCGAGGCTGGGCTTCGCTCCAGCCTCCCGGAGTACGACGTCCCGCCGCCCTGGAAATGCAGGGGGCGAACCGTTCCACATAGGCCTATGGGACAGATCTGGGAGGGGCGACTTGGGGTCCGCACGCAGGCGCCGCCTCCCGCGCCCgccacccctgcccctgcccctgcgtGGCCCTCCGTTGCTTCCCTGGTAATGAGCGGGGCCTGGGGCGGGGCGCGGCTCAGCTCAGCTTCGTCTAAGCGGCACCGGGAGCGGTGGGGCCAAGGCACGTACCATTGGGCAGGGGGCGTGGCCAGGCGAAGGCACTGCAAGGTGCAAAGGGCGGGGCCAACCCTGCAGGGGCGTGGTCCTAGTGGGAGGGTGTGGCGGTTGTGGGCGGGGCCGCCTAGGGCGGTGTGGGCGGAGCCAGGACGGGCAGGGTCGAGACATCGGGAGTGACGTGGCAAAGCAGGTAAGGAGCAGCTTTTCGCGCCAGAACGCCCGGAGGCGGGGTGCGAGGGTCGGAGCTGCTGGCTGGTGGGGCCctgtttcttcctccattcttggATTCAAGAGTCATCTGCACTGCACCTGTTCGGAATTGTAAGGTATCCAGGTGTCAGGCTCCGTGAGGACTTGCGCCTTCCCTCCGCATCCCGACAGCCAAGGCGGGTAAGATCTGAACCACGCCCGGTCTCCGGGACCTCAAAGACTTCCAAGCCTCTGGCCGCTCCCCGCCGTCCGCAACACCCCCCTCCAAACCCGCCTCCGCCCAGGTTGAGGGAACAGAGGACAGTTTGCCTGTGGTGATGCGTATGATTACTGTTTATTGAATTAGAACAAAAAGTATTCTAACATTTCTAGATAGCTCTGTGCAACTCAGGGATGCTTGAAGTGTTACAGCTAGTGttagttttaaataaaactattttgtaaTGTTAATTCATAGGATGCAGACCATGCTAGGTTAGTCAAGGTACATCAGATTTAGGGTTGTGAACTGACCTGTCATACACtagaaaacccaaaacaaaagaaatgggtTCTAATAGTGTTTCCTTACATAAGATTTCAACAACTCCAGTTTTATCACACACATAAACTTTTTGTTAATTGTagaacaatttatttatttatttattttggtatcattaatataaaatcacatgggcaacattgtggttactagattccccccattatcaagtccccaccacatacccattacagtcactgtccgtcagcgtagtaagatgctgtagagtccctacgtgtcttctctgtgctatactgccttccccgtgccccgcccTACATTATGTTGTTGGGGGGGGACGttagggttcctatggccaggatcctcactgaacttaaaccacctattgatgtaactggcctgttgctaggcaaCTGCTTCTACAGCTTTAGGCAATAACCtgttattgcgctatatagagagctcggcccagtgctctgggcggaggcagagacactagtgctcgacctaccacagggagaacaagctgggtaataaaccctttcaccccaaagaacgttttgctgtcaatttctttggtcacattggatccatagtgaactttcccagggctgaaacccattggcaagacaattggcaaaagtcggcagggttcattgtcgGCCAAGGAaaaaggctgcccttatgggaggggtgcttcagtggggtgcccctatgaatggggagacagtggatcatcccccaatgagtatgtggtctgaggtggcttgcctcctaaagCACTGGGCCCCACTCctggactggaggcaagtggaggtgacacctgaggcagtaggggtgacCCTTGGTATAGTAGcagagtccctatcgggagggaagagcccctatacccgaagatgcatggtacacagatggctccagccatgggcagcccccaaaatggtgGGCCATAgccttccatcctaagactgagacaatatggatggaagatggtgagaggAAGAACAGCCAATGGGCACAATTGCGGGCTGTGTgtcttgtgatcacccaggagccctcgcctatagttgtctgcactgacagctgggctgtctatcggggcttgaccctgtgactgccaacctggtaccatgccaactggctggttggtcaccgacccctttggggacaagaactgtggcaagacttatgggcctgtggtcagactaaaataattacagtataccatgtgacaggtcatttgccactggcatccccaggaaatgatgaagcagataaactgGCCCAAATACAttagttagaaggaaagcctgcctctgaaatagcccaatggttacatcagcgtttgttgcatgtggggcaaaagacaatgtgggctgtagcccatcggtggggcttgcctttgaccttcgaagaagttagtagagcccggaaggagtgtgttgtgtgctccaaaagggacttaccccaagttccacagcaacatgagacaatagctaaggggcctataccccttgttAGGTGGCAGGTAGACTGTTTTGGGCCTCTActtgtgtcagaaggatatcagtatgcgatgacttgtgtggacacagctactggacttctggttgcttttcctacctgttgtgcagaccagcaggtgaccaaaagaggcctggagcatctctttgctgcctatggctgaccacaggtaattgagagtgatcagggcacccattttactggacttACACTGCaggaatgggtgcaacagctgggaatcaaatggaagtttcatgtgccatacagtcctactgcagcaggcatgatagagaggcgcaatggcttgttaaagtccagactaaagtcagataccaatagtccaCAGGGAcagtcagtccgcttatggaccgtactacagcgtttgaatgagagacctcgaaagggagccctgagccccgcagacatgttaacacatgtggctgcctcccctgtacaactgcaagtgcaaaccaaggaagaatcactgaagctgaggtttggccaccagaataacatcttgctgccagcaccagctgcactgaaccccggagactccactgagtggacatggccttggacctttcgacacatggaccaacgatggctggctctcctggcaccttggggacaaggcctggaagctggcctcctgtgtattcctggaataacagcagagtggcccccaaaggtcacagtagtatatcctgaacggcaagaaggtaggagcatcttactggggagttttgttttatcattatggccagtgcatgcacctccaggagcactatatatagacccttcagcaACCCCcagggggaaaggagtaaaagtagggtacactagacctggaagggacccccttcctgctacagtcctatcccagggccactctcttgcaggcatcctacctgatggacaagatttgcctatgttggtggcattaaaacatgtgtcttatcccCCCAAAGTCTTGTGGATTGAGAACCTCctttggcttgaggattattataatttttgttacctgtaacaaaatcttgctgtatcttaatttatattattatctctaagttgttgttaacCTCTGTTGCTATTgcggaatctggttacagtgctccagctttctcacacagggaccattgcggaagattgaaagtgtgacgattgtgaggcaagaatcctggaggggtggaatgtggggaagttggggttcctatggccaggatcctcactgaactcaaacTACCTGTccatgtaactggcctgttgctaggctaccgcttccacacccataggcaataagctattactgcgctatatagagagctcggcccagtgctctgggcagaggcagagacgctagtgctccacctgccgccgggagaacaagccgggtaataaaccctttcaccccaaagaacgttttgctgtcaatttctttggtcacattgaatccgtagCAAACTTGCCCCAGGGccaaatccattggcaagacagtgtactaattgtaatgccccttttttcccattctccctcccttctgccccaccctccccagtccctttccctttggaaacttaGTCCATCCATTCATGGGTTCTCACCCATAAActtttaaaaggaattaaatCAATATTGTATAGAAAGCTAATTCTGAGGCCCATTTCTGGATTTTATAATAGAAGTTAAGTGTTGTCACAGTTGTACCCTATGGTTCTTATAATCGAAGGTAAATGAAAATGGGTTAAAGAATTCTTATACTTGATATCTAGTTGTATTTTTGCACATTATTTAAAGTTTTTGTGTCATCACATGGgaataaaaaattctttttaagaaattgctgaaGAAAATTGCATGGATCTTCTCTTTGGTAAAAGGCATTATtataatgtaattaaaatatatacaatacagaaaacatttc of Manis javanica isolate MJ-LG chromosome 4, MJ_LKY, whole genome shotgun sequence contains these proteins:
- the LOC140848809 gene encoding uncharacterized protein isoform X1, with product MPPRQLYHSNKPWGSEAPGSTGGFSGDGRGNSLNQAGGTTRFALCTRQPHSGLCGRAKCLVSDHYPILPQLAAAEPPFLWTQVDASRPTGMVVQSFCQTSPRGLRWQDAGSCRQHRAPEGQATETRKPVLWRRALWRESLPSTQGCSPPLSGHTPASRVTSHSTCRRLDICCMLQFLGRGACRIGRISRTRTEASPPQGACRPSSGEPRLRLPPRCCGRRAGVPPQSLVCDGAGRWGRYSRSSREAVDTHTRCRARAVTGHPTDFEASSPRRADLQPLQSDGVRSKHRINSSGEEEGDDELHTIRWWLFPGKMY
- the LOC140848809 gene encoding uncharacterized protein isoform X2 yields the protein MPPRQLYHSNKPWGSEAPGSTGGFSGDGRGNSLNQGGTTRFALCTRQPHSGLCGRAKCLVSDHYPILPQLAAAEPPFLWTQVDASRPTGMVVQSFCQTSPRGLRWQDAGSCRQHRAPEGQATETRKPVLWRRALWRESLPSTQGCSPPLSGHTPASRVTSHSTCRRLDICCMLQFLGRGACRIGRISRTRTEASPPQGACRPSSGEPRLRLPPRCCGRRAGVPPQSLVCDGAGRWGRYSRSSREAVDTHTRCRARAVTGHPTDFEASSPRRADLQPLQSDGVRSKHRINSSGEEEGDDELHTIRWWLFPGKMY